In a single window of the Lynx canadensis isolate LIC74 chromosome E2, mLynCan4.pri.v2, whole genome shotgun sequence genome:
- the KIRREL2 gene encoding LOW QUALITY PROTEIN: kin of IRRE-like protein 2 (The sequence of the model RefSeq protein was modified relative to this genomic sequence to represent the inferred CDS: inserted 1 base in 1 codon) encodes MSPTSLAGCRCPTQPGXPFFDPGVLAPRPQFGWGARPRGNPALVAPIHPSLCRASSSMGKGGSPRGRGEWDRALPGLSETEGAEPACVSECWSLQLGRLGELQARNGVASSLGRRVGREGSSDQGRERCATEEEVSREARAASLRNLGGHTTGMLVSALLVLLFCLRGHAGPSPHFLQQPDDLVALLGAEARLPCALGEYWGLVQWTKDGLALGGERDLPGWSRYWISGNAASGQHDLYIRPVELEDQASYECQATQAGLRSRPAQLHVLVPPEAPQVLGGPFVSLVAGVPANLTCRSRGDARPIPELLWFRDGIRLDGTTFHQTLLKEGTTRSVESILSLTPSSADDGATLVCRARSQALPSGKDTAITLSLQYPPVVTLSAEPQSVLEGEKVTFLCQATAQPPVTGYRWAKGGSPVLGARGPMLEVVADASFLIEPVSCEVSNAVGSANRSTALDVQFGPILQARPEPMSVDVGGDASFSCAWRGNPLPRVTWTRSGDAQVLGSGPTLRLPSVGPEDAGDYVCRAEPGLSGLGGGAAEARLTVNAPPIVTALHSAPAFLRGPARLQCLVFASPAPDAVVWSWDEGFLAAGSQGRFLVETFPAPEGRGGQGPALISVLHISGTQESDFSRGFNCSARNRLGEGGAWVSLGRRDLLPTVRIVAAVAAAAVTLLMVIIGVALCCWRHGKASFSKQKNLVRIPGSSDGSSSRGPEEEETGSGEDRGPIVHTDHSDLVLDEEGALETKDPTNGYYKVRGVSVSLSLGEGPGGGLFLPPPSPLGPPGTPTFYDFNPHLGMVPPCRLYRARAGYLTTPHPRAFTSYIKPTSIGPPDLTPRTPPFPYAAFPTPSHPRLQTHV; translated from the exons ATGTCCCCCACAAGCCTGGCTGGGTGCAGGTGTCCAACTCAGCCGG CGCCCTTCTTCGACCCAGGTGTTCTGGCTCCCAGACCCCAATTTGGCTGGGGCGCCCGCCCGCGGGGAAACCCCGCCCTGGTTGCCCCCATTCATCCAAGTCTCTGCCGCGCGAGTTCCTCAATGGGAAAGGGCGGGTCTCCAAGGGGGCGGGGCGAGTGGGATCGGGCCCTCCCCGGTCTCTCAGAGACAGAGGGCGCGGAACCCGCCTGTGTTTCAGAGTGTTGGAGCCTGCAGCTGGGCAGACTGGGGGAACTCCAGGCCAGAAACGGGGTGGCCTCTAGCCTGGGGCGAAGAGTCGGGCGCGAAGGGAGCTCCGACCAGGGTCGTGAGAGGTGTGCTACTGAGGAAGAAGTTAGCAGGGAAGCCCGTGCAGCAAGTCTGCGGAATCTTGGGGGACACACGACGGGGATGCTGGTCTCCGCCCTCCTCGTTCTCCTCTTCTGCCTCAGAGGGCATGCAG GCCCGTCGCCCCATTTCCTGCAACAACCGGATGACCTGGTAGCACTGCTGGGGGCTGAGGCCCGGCTGCCCTGTGCCCTGGGCGAATACTGGGGGCTGGTTCAGTGGACCAAGGACGGGCTGGCTCTAGGGGGTGAAAGGGACCTACCAG GGTGGTCCCGGTACTGGATATCAGGGAACGCAGCCAGTGGCCAGCACGACCTTTACATTAGGCCCGTGGAGCTAGAGGATCAAGCATCATATGAATGTCAGGCTACACAAGCAGGCCTCCGCTCTCGGCCAGCCCAACTGCATGTGCTGG TACCCCCAGAAGCCCCCCAGGTACTGGGAGGCCCCTTTGTGTCTCTGGTTGCTGGAGTTCCTGCAAATCTGACCTGTCGGAGCCGTGGGGATGCCCGCCCCATCCCTGAGCTGCTGTGGTTCCGAGATGGGATCCGTCTGGATGGGACCACCTTCCACCAG ACCCTGCTGAAGGAAGGAACCACTAGGTCGGTGGAGAGCATCTTATCCTTGACTCCTTCCAGCGCTGATGACGGAGCCACCTTGGTCTGCCGGGCCCggagccaggccctgccctcagggaaggATACAGCTATCACACTAAGCCTGCAGT ATCCCCCAGTGGTGACTCTGTCTGCAGAACCACAGAGTGtgctggagggagagaaggtcACTTTCCTGTGCCAAGCAACAGCCCAACCTCCTGTCACAGGCTATAG GTGGGCAAAGGGAGGTTCCCCCGTGCTCGGGGCCCGCGGACCAATGTTGGAGGTTGTGGCAGACGCCTCTTTCCTGATTGAGCCAGTGTCCTGCGAGGTCAGCAACGCAGTGGGTAGCGCCAACCGCAGCACAGCGCTGGACGTGCAGt tcGGGCCGATTCTGCAGGCAAGGCCGGAGCCCATGTCTGTAGACGTAGGGGGAGACGCTTCCTTCAGCTGTGCCTGGCGCGGGAACCCGCTCCCACGGGTAACTTGGACCCGCAGCGGGGACGCGCAG gtgctgggctctgggcccaCGCTGCGTCTTCCGTCGGTGGGGCCCGAGGATGCAGGCGACTACGTGTGCAGAGCTGAGCCGGGGCTCTCTGGCCTGGGGGGCGGCGCTGCGGAGGCTAGGTTGACTGTGAACG CTCCCCCAATTGTGACCGCCCTACATTCTGCGCCCGCCTTCCTGAGGGGCCCCGCCCGCCTGCAATGTCTAGTCTTTGCATCTCCGGCCCCAGATGCTGTG GTCTGGTCTTGGGATGAGGGCTTTCTGGCGGCGGGGTCCCAGGGTCGGTTCCTGGTGGAGACATTCCCAGCCCCGGAGGGCCGTGGGGGCCAGGGCCCAGCCCTGATCTCTGTGCTACACATTTCGGGGACCCAGGAATCGGACTTCAGCAGGGGTTTCAACTGCAGTGCCAGGAACCGGTTGGGTGAGGGAGGCGCCTGGGTCAGCCTGGGGCGTAGAG ACTTGCTGCCCACAGTGCGGATTGTGGCTGCAGTGGCTGCTGCAGCCGTGACTCTTCTTATGGTCATCATTGGGGTGGCCCTCTGCTGCTGGCGCCATGGCAAGG CCTCTTTCTCCAAGCAAAAGAACCTGGTACGAATCCCAGGCAGCAGTGATGGCTCCAGTTCAAGAGGCCCTGAAGAGGAGGAGACCGGCAGTGGCGAGGACCGG GGCCCCATCGTGCACACGGATCACAGTGACCTGGTTCTGGATGAGGAAGGGGCTCTGGAGACCAAG GACCCAACCAATGGTTACTACAAGGTCCGAGGAGTCAGTGTGAGCCTGAGCCTTGGTGAAGGCCCTGGAGGCGGCCTCTTCttgccgcccccctccccccttggaCCTCCAGGGACCCCTACCTTCTATGACTTCAACCCACACCTAGGCATGGTCCCACCCTGCAGACTGTATAGAGCTCGGGCAGGTTATCTCACCACACCCCATCCTCGAGCTTTTACCAGCTACATCAAACCTACATCCATTGGACCCCCAGATCTGACCCCCAGGACTCCACCCTTCCCATACGCTGCCTTCCCTACACCCAGCCACCCACGTCTCCAAACTCATGTGTGA